The segment TGGCACTGCTCTCGCCGGTCGGGTCGGAAACCCCTTATTACGCCAATGTCGGCTGGATCGCCGGTAATGGTGGGCCTGCGGTACCGGACAAGGACACCCAATGGCAGCTGGCGGGCGAGAATACCGAACTTGGTATCAACTCGCCTGTGACTTTGCGCTGGGATAATGGCGCCGGTCTCGTGTTCGAGCGCCGGATTTCGGTCGACAAGGATTTCATGTTCTCGGTCGACCAGCGGGTCATCAACAATACCGATGAGGCAGTAACGCTGTTCCCGTACTCGCTCGCATCCCGTCGCAATCTGCCCCATGGCAAAGAGTTTTTCATCCTGCATGAAGGCCCGCTCGGCGTGTTCAATGGCACCCTGACCGAACTTGGCTATAGCGCCTTGCAGGACGAGGCGCAGGACAACGGCGGTCGCGTCAGCAACCGTTATGACAGCCAGGGTGGCTGGATCGGCATCACCGACAAATACTGGCTGGTCAGCCTGATCCCTGACGGCAATGCCAAGATCACGGGCCGCGTTACCTACACCGCCAATCGGGACCAGTATCAGATCGACATGCTCGGTGCCGGGCAGGAAATTCCGGCGGGTGAGACGATCTCGGTCAAATCCCATATCTTCGCCGGTGCCAAGGAAGTGCAGCTGCTCGACCGTTACAGCGAGGAATACAGTATTCCGCGCTTCGACCGGGCGGTGGATTTCGGCTGGTTCTATTTCCTGACCAAGCCGTTCTTCTTCGCCATCGATTTCCTCTACGGCATCCTCGGAAATTTCGGTCTCGCGATCCTCGCCTTTACCGTTGTGGTCAAGCTGGTGTTCTTCCCGCTGGCCAACAAGTCGTACAAGTCGATGAGCATCCTGCGCAAACTCCAGCCGCGCATGACCGAGCTGCGGGAGAAATATGCCGACGACAAAATGCGCCTGCAGCAGGAGATGATGAAGCTCTACAAGGACGAGGGGGTGAACCCGCTCTC is part of the Micavibrio sp. TMED2 genome and harbors:
- a CDS encoding membrane protein insertase YidC: MRPRPDQQVDQRNLIMAVILSVMVILGFHYFYERPRQEALKAQAELEQAEAGNTGEATADADGHDLPQPDGAVVSNADDGLAVARDRADVLADSGERVRISTPRLHGSISLTGGRIDDLTLGDYYVTVDRDQEVALLSPVGSETPYYANVGWIAGNGGPAVPDKDTQWQLAGENTELGINSPVTLRWDNGAGLVFERRISVDKDFMFSVDQRVINNTDEAVTLFPYSLASRRNLPHGKEFFILHEGPLGVFNGTLTELGYSALQDEAQDNGGRVSNRYDSQGGWIGITDKYWLVSLIPDGNAKITGRVTYTANRDQYQIDMLGAGQEIPAGETISVKSHIFAGAKEVQLLDRYSEEYSIPRFDRAVDFGWFYFLTKPFFFAIDFLYGILGNFGLAILAFTVVVKLVFFPLANKSYKSMSILRKLQPRMTELREKYADDKMRLQQEMMKLYKDEGVNPLSGCLPIVIQIPVFFALYKVLFVSIEMRHAPFYGWIKDLSVPDPTSFWNLFGLLPYDGPTFLAVGILPIIMGLSMFIQMRLNPTPPDPVQQKVFMFMPIVFTFLLASFPAGLVIYWTWNNTLSIIQQTIIMRSMGVKVSLFSKDDDAGKAD